In Flavobacterium sp. N1736, the following are encoded in one genomic region:
- a CDS encoding Crp/Fnr family transcriptional regulator — translation MIYEQLGHYIKKNIEICDEDLNTILSYFKPLKHKKNDLLLSQGQTSQQSFFVGKGCLRIFFINEEGKDVTRYIAFENQLATALVSFITKSPSAEYIQVVEKSELLSISHDDFNYLMETIPQWRAFYSVYLEKAYVNSSNRLMSFTTMDALERYHQLLQVNPTIVKRLPNKIVASYINISQETLSRLKSKI, via the coding sequence ATGATATACGAACAGCTTGGTCATTACATTAAAAAGAATATCGAGATTTGCGATGAAGATTTAAATACCATTCTTTCTTATTTTAAACCTTTAAAACATAAAAAGAATGATCTTTTGCTTTCTCAGGGACAAACCAGCCAACAGAGTTTTTTTGTTGGCAAGGGTTGTTTAAGAATTTTTTTTATTAATGAAGAAGGAAAAGATGTTACGCGATATATTGCTTTCGAAAATCAGCTGGCAACGGCTTTGGTAAGTTTTATTACAAAATCTCCTTCGGCAGAATATATTCAGGTAGTCGAAAAATCAGAACTTTTAAGCATTAGCCATGACGATTTTAATTATTTGATGGAAACGATTCCGCAATGGCGCGCCTTTTATTCTGTTTATCTCGAAAAGGCTTACGTTAATAGTTCAAACCGATTAATGTCGTTTACTACAATGGATGCATTAGAAAGATACCATCAGCTTTTGCAAGTAAACCCAACGATTGTAAAGCGCCTGCCAAATAAAATCGTGGCATCATATATTAATATTTCGCAGGAAACTTTAAGCCGTTTAAAATCTAAAATTTGA